The following coding sequences lie in one Desmodus rotundus isolate HL8 chromosome 1, HLdesRot8A.1, whole genome shotgun sequence genomic window:
- the SET gene encoding protein SET, which yields MSAPAAKVSKKELNSNHDGADETSEKEQQEAIEHIDEVQNEIDRLNEQASEEILKVEQKYNKLRQPFFQKRSELIAKIPNFWVTTFVNHPQVSALLGEEDEEALHYLTRVEVTEFEDIKSGYRIDFYFDENPYFENKVLSKEFHLNESGDPSSKSTEIKWKSGKDLTKRSSQTQNKASRKRQHEEPESFFTWFTDHSDAGADELGEVIKDDIWPNPLQYYLVPDMDDEEGEGEEDDDDDEEEEGLEDIDEEGDEDEGEEDEDDDEGEEGEEDEGEDD from the exons ATGTCGGCGCCGGCGGCCAAAGTCAGTAAAAAGGAGCTCAACTCCAACCACGACGGGGCCGACGAGACCTCAG aaaaagaacagcaagagGCAATTGAACATATTGATGAAGTACAAAATGAAATAGACAG ACTTAATGAACAAGCCAGTGAGGAGATTTTGAAAGTAGAACAGAAATATAACAAACTCCGCCAACCATTTTTTCAGAAGAGGTCAGAATTGATCGCCAAAATCCCAAATTTTTGGGTAACAACATTTGTCAACCATCCACAAG TGTCTGCACTGCTTggggaagaggatgaggaggCGCTGCATTATTTGACAAGAGTTGAAGTGACAGAATTTGAAGATATTAAATCAGGTTACAGAATAGATTTT TATTTTGATGAAAATccttactttgaaaataaagttctCTCCAAAGAATTTCATCTGAATGAGAGTGGTGATCCATCTTCAAAGTCCACTGAAATCAAATGGAAATCTGGAAAG GATTTGACGAAACGTTCAAGTCAAACGCAGAATAAAGCCAGCAGGAAGAGGCAGCACGAGGAACCGGAGAGCTTTTTCACCTGGTTTACTGACCATTCTGACGCAGGTGCAGATGAGTTAGGAGAAGTCATCAAAGATGATATTTGGCCAAACCCATTACAGTACTACTTG gttCCTGATATGGATGacgaagaaggggaaggagaagaagatgatgatgatgatgaagaagaagaagggttgGAAGATATTGATGAAGAAGGGGATGAGGATGAAGgtgaagaagatgaagatgatgatgagggggaggaaggagag gaagatgaaggagaagaTGACTAA
- the PKN3 gene encoding serine/threonine-protein kinase N3 isoform X2 yields the protein MEEGAPRQPAAGQRPPEDEKEVIRRAIQKELKIKEGVENLRRVATDRRHLGHVQQLLRSSNRRLEQLHGELQELHTRILLPGPAAEPVAPGPQPLAEQPRARHLEALQRQLQVELKVKQGAENMTHTYASGTPKGRKLLAAAQQMLRDSQLKVALLRMKISSLEASGSPEPGPELLAEELRHRLRIEAAVAKGAKNVVKLLGSRRTQDRKALAEAQAQLQESSQKLDLLRLALEQLLEALPPAHPLRGRVARELRTAVSGNPPPSGALVKPTSMTGTLQVRLLGCEQLLTAVPGRSPGAALAGSPSPGWLRGRTRQQRGGGELASEVLAVLKVDNRVVGQTGWGPVARQSWDETFVIPLERARELEVGVRWRDWRQLCGVAFLRLEDFLDNACHQLTLSLVPQGLLFAQVTFCDPVIERRPRLQRQKRIFSKRRGQDFLRASQMNLSMAAWGRLVMNLLPPCSSPSTVSPPKGCPQTPATARGAATPASPSNIPPKKTPLGDEMRPPPKPPRLYLPRGPTLEETPRTKRPHMEPRTRLRPSPPASAARKPPRLQDFRCLAVLGRGHFGKVLLVQFKGTGKYYAIKALKKQEVLSRDEMESLYCEKRILEAVGRTGHPFLLSLLACFQTASHACFVTEFAPGGDLMMQIHEDVFPEPQARFYLACVVLGLQFLHEKKIIYRDLKLDNLLLDAQGFLKIADFGLCKEGIGFGDRTSTFCGTPEFLAPEVLTQEAYTRAVDWWGLGVLLYEMLVGECPFPGDTEEEVFDCIVNADAPYPRFLSVQGLELIQKLLQKCPEKRLGSGEQDAEEIKTQPFFRTTDWQALLARTVQPPFAPTLCGPTDLRYFEGEFTGLPPALTPPDPRSPLTARQQAAFRDFDFVSERFLEP from the exons ATGGAGGAGGGGGCGCCGCGGCAG CCTGCGGCAGGCCAGCGGCCACCAGAGGACGAGAAAGAGGTGATCCGCCGGGCCATCCAGAAGGAGCTAAAAATCAAGGAGGGTGTGGAGAACCTGCGGCGGGTGGCCACGGACCGCCGCCACCTGGGCCACGTGCAGCAGCTGCTCAGGTCCTCCAACCGCCGTCTGGAGCAGCTGCACGGAGAACTGCAGGAGCTCCACACCCGCATCCTACTGCCTGGCCCCGCAGCTG AACCCGTGGCCCCAGGACCCCAGCCTCTGGCAGAGCAGCCGAGGGCCCGGCACCTGGAGGCTCTACAGAGGCAGCTGCAGGTGGAGCTGAAGGTAAAGCAGGGGGCTGAGAACATGACCCACACCTATGCCAGCGGCACGCCCAAG GGGAGGAAGCTCCTGGCAGCTGCCCAGCAGATGCTGCGGGACAGCCAGCTGAAGGTGGCCCTGCTGCGAATGAAGATTAGCAGCCTGGAGGCCAGTGGGTCCCCTGAGCCAG GTCCCGAGCTGCTGGCAGAGGAGCTGAGGCACCGACTGCGCATTGAGGCTGCCGTGGCCAAGGGTGCCAAGAATGTGGTGAAGCTGCTGGGTAGCCGGCGAACGCAGGACCGCAAGGCGCTGGCCGAG GCTCAGGCCCAGCTCCAGGAGTCCTCCCAGAAACTGGACCTCCTGCGGCTAGCCTTGGAGCAACTGCTGGAGGCgctgcctcctgcccaccccctgcgtGGCAGAGTGGCCCGGGAGCTGCGGACTGCTGTGTCTGGGAATCCCCCGCCTTCAGGGGCGCTTGTAAAGCCCACCTCCATGACAG GGACGCTGCAGGTCCGCCTCCTGGGCTGTGAGCAGCTGCTGACAGCTGTGCCCGGCCGATCCCCCGGGGCCGCACTGGCCGGGAGCCCCTCGCCAGGCTGGCTTCGGGGCAGGACCAGGCAGCAGCGTGGCGGAGGCGAGCTGGCCA GTGAGGTGCTGGCCGTGCTGAAGGTGGACAATCGTGTTGTGGGCCAGACGGGTTGGGGGCCTGTGGCCAGGCAGTCCTGGGACGAGACCTTTGTCATCCCCCTGGAGCGG GCCCGAGAGCTGGAGGTTGGGGTGCGCTGGCGGGACTGGCGACAGCTGTGTGGTGTGGCCTTCCTGCGGCTGGAGGACTTCCTGGACAATGCCTGTCACCAGCTGACCCTCAGCCTGGTGCCACAGGGACTGCTCTTTGCCCAG gTAACCTTCTGTGACCCTGTCATTGAGAGGAGGCCCCGGCTGCAGAGGCAGAAACGCATTTTCTCTAAACGCAGGG GTCAGGACTTCCTGAGGGCTTCCCAGATGAACCTCAGCATGGCAGCCTGGGGGCGCTTGGTCATGAACCTGCTGCCCCCCTGCAGCTCCCCAAGCACGGTCAGCCCTCCCAAAGGGTGCCCCCAGACCCCGGCCACAGCTCGGGGGGCCGCCACCCCTGCCTCGCCCAG TAATATCCCACCCAAGAAGACCCCCTTGGGAGACGAGATGAGGCCCCCACCCAAGCCCCCACGCCTCTACCTGCCCCGGGGGCCAACACTCGAGGAGACGCCG CGCACCAAACGCCCCCACATGGAGCCCAGGACTCGACTCAGGCCGTCTCCACCAGCCTCAGCCGCCAG GAAACCGCCCCGGCTTCAGGACTTCCGCTGCTTGGCCGTGCTGGGTCGGGGACACTTCGGGAAG gtcctcctggTGCAGTTCAAGGGGACGGGGAAATACTACGCCATCAAAGCGCTGAAGAAGCAGGAGGTGCTGAGCCGGGACGAGATGGAGAG CCTGTACTGTGAGAAGCGGATCCTGGAGGCTGTGGGCCGCACGGGGCACCCCTTCCTGCTGTCGCTCCTTGCCTGCTTCCAGACCGCCAGCCACGCCTGCTTCGTGACTGAGTTTGCGCCCGGTGGTGACCTCATGATGCAGATCCATGAGGACGTTTTCCCGGAGCCCCAGGCCCG GTTCTACCTGGCCTGTGTGGTCCTGGGGCTGCAGTTCTTACATGAGAAGAAGATCATTTACAG GGACCTGAAGCTGGATAACCTTCTGCTAGATGCCCAGGGTTTCCTGAAGATCGCAGACTTTGGGCTGTGTAAGGAAG GGATTGGCTTTGGGGATCGGACCAGCACCTTCTGCGGAACCCCAGAGTTCCTGGCCCCTGAGGTGCTGACCCAGGAGGCCTATACACGGGCCGTGGactggtgggggctgggtgtgCTGCTGTATGAGATGCTGGTGGGCGAG TGCCCATTCCCGGGGGACACCGAGGAGGAGGTGTTTGACTGCATCGTCAATGCGGATGCACCATATCCCCGCTTCTTGTCAGTGCAAGGGCTCGAGCTCATTCAGAAG CTCCTCCAGAAGTGCCCGGAGAAGCGCCTGGGGTCAGGTGAGCAGGACGCCGAGGAGATCAAGACACAGCCTTTCTTCAGG ACCACCGACTGGCAGGCTCTGCTCGCCCGTACTGTCCAGCCCCCCTTCGCACCCACTCTCTGCGGCCCCACAGACCTGCGCTACTTCGAGGGCGAGTTCACAGGGTTGCCGCCTGCCTTGACCCCGcctgacccccgcagccccctcACTGCCCGCCAACAGGCCGCCTTCCGGGACTTCGACTTTGTGTCAGAGCGATTCCTGGAGCCCTGA
- the PKN3 gene encoding serine/threonine-protein kinase N3 isoform X1, whose product MEEGAPRQPAAGQRPPEDEKEVIRRAIQKELKIKEGVENLRRVATDRRHLGHVQQLLRSSNRRLEQLHGELQELHTRILLPGPAAEPVAPGPQPLAEQPRARHLEALQRQLQVELKVKQGAENMTHTYASGTPKGRKLLAAAQQMLRDSQLKVALLRMKISSLEASGSPEPGPELLAEELRHRLRIEAAVAKGAKNVVKLLGSRRTQDRKALAEAQAQLQESSQKLDLLRLALEQLLEALPPAHPLRGRVARELRTAVSGNPPPSGALVKPTSMTGTLQVRLLGCEQLLTAVPGRSPGAALAGSPSPGWLRGRTRQQRGGGELASEVLAVLKVDNRVVGQTGWGPVARQSWDETFVIPLERARELEVGVRWRDWRQLCGVAFLRLEDFLDNACHQLTLSLVPQGLLFAQVTFCDPVIERRPRLQRQKRIFSKRRGQDFLRASQMNLSMAAWGRLVMNLLPPCSSPSTVSPPKGCPQTPATARGAATPASPSNIPPKKTPLGDEMRPPPKPPRLYLPRGPTLEETPRTKRPHMEPRTRLRPSPPASAARKPPRLQDFRCLAVLGRGHFGKVLLVQFKGTGKYYAIKALKKQEVLSRDEMESLYCEKRILEAVGRTGHPFLLSLLACFQTASHACFVTEFAPGGDLMMQIHEDVFPEPQARFYLACVVLGLQFLHEKKIIYRDLKLDNLLLDAQGFLKIADFGLCKEGIGFGDRTSTFCGTPEFLAPEVLTQEAYTRAVDWWGLGVLLYEMLVGECPFPGDTEEEVFDCIVNADAPYPRFLSVQGLELIQKLLQKCPEKRLGSGEQDAEEIKTQPFFRVSGHGRSGPSGLARWEVLRDRWAAIFVVSGVSALVPRPPTGRLCSPVLSSPPSHPLSAAPQTCATSRASSQGCRLP is encoded by the exons ATGGAGGAGGGGGCGCCGCGGCAG CCTGCGGCAGGCCAGCGGCCACCAGAGGACGAGAAAGAGGTGATCCGCCGGGCCATCCAGAAGGAGCTAAAAATCAAGGAGGGTGTGGAGAACCTGCGGCGGGTGGCCACGGACCGCCGCCACCTGGGCCACGTGCAGCAGCTGCTCAGGTCCTCCAACCGCCGTCTGGAGCAGCTGCACGGAGAACTGCAGGAGCTCCACACCCGCATCCTACTGCCTGGCCCCGCAGCTG AACCCGTGGCCCCAGGACCCCAGCCTCTGGCAGAGCAGCCGAGGGCCCGGCACCTGGAGGCTCTACAGAGGCAGCTGCAGGTGGAGCTGAAGGTAAAGCAGGGGGCTGAGAACATGACCCACACCTATGCCAGCGGCACGCCCAAG GGGAGGAAGCTCCTGGCAGCTGCCCAGCAGATGCTGCGGGACAGCCAGCTGAAGGTGGCCCTGCTGCGAATGAAGATTAGCAGCCTGGAGGCCAGTGGGTCCCCTGAGCCAG GTCCCGAGCTGCTGGCAGAGGAGCTGAGGCACCGACTGCGCATTGAGGCTGCCGTGGCCAAGGGTGCCAAGAATGTGGTGAAGCTGCTGGGTAGCCGGCGAACGCAGGACCGCAAGGCGCTGGCCGAG GCTCAGGCCCAGCTCCAGGAGTCCTCCCAGAAACTGGACCTCCTGCGGCTAGCCTTGGAGCAACTGCTGGAGGCgctgcctcctgcccaccccctgcgtGGCAGAGTGGCCCGGGAGCTGCGGACTGCTGTGTCTGGGAATCCCCCGCCTTCAGGGGCGCTTGTAAAGCCCACCTCCATGACAG GGACGCTGCAGGTCCGCCTCCTGGGCTGTGAGCAGCTGCTGACAGCTGTGCCCGGCCGATCCCCCGGGGCCGCACTGGCCGGGAGCCCCTCGCCAGGCTGGCTTCGGGGCAGGACCAGGCAGCAGCGTGGCGGAGGCGAGCTGGCCA GTGAGGTGCTGGCCGTGCTGAAGGTGGACAATCGTGTTGTGGGCCAGACGGGTTGGGGGCCTGTGGCCAGGCAGTCCTGGGACGAGACCTTTGTCATCCCCCTGGAGCGG GCCCGAGAGCTGGAGGTTGGGGTGCGCTGGCGGGACTGGCGACAGCTGTGTGGTGTGGCCTTCCTGCGGCTGGAGGACTTCCTGGACAATGCCTGTCACCAGCTGACCCTCAGCCTGGTGCCACAGGGACTGCTCTTTGCCCAG gTAACCTTCTGTGACCCTGTCATTGAGAGGAGGCCCCGGCTGCAGAGGCAGAAACGCATTTTCTCTAAACGCAGGG GTCAGGACTTCCTGAGGGCTTCCCAGATGAACCTCAGCATGGCAGCCTGGGGGCGCTTGGTCATGAACCTGCTGCCCCCCTGCAGCTCCCCAAGCACGGTCAGCCCTCCCAAAGGGTGCCCCCAGACCCCGGCCACAGCTCGGGGGGCCGCCACCCCTGCCTCGCCCAG TAATATCCCACCCAAGAAGACCCCCTTGGGAGACGAGATGAGGCCCCCACCCAAGCCCCCACGCCTCTACCTGCCCCGGGGGCCAACACTCGAGGAGACGCCG CGCACCAAACGCCCCCACATGGAGCCCAGGACTCGACTCAGGCCGTCTCCACCAGCCTCAGCCGCCAG GAAACCGCCCCGGCTTCAGGACTTCCGCTGCTTGGCCGTGCTGGGTCGGGGACACTTCGGGAAG gtcctcctggTGCAGTTCAAGGGGACGGGGAAATACTACGCCATCAAAGCGCTGAAGAAGCAGGAGGTGCTGAGCCGGGACGAGATGGAGAG CCTGTACTGTGAGAAGCGGATCCTGGAGGCTGTGGGCCGCACGGGGCACCCCTTCCTGCTGTCGCTCCTTGCCTGCTTCCAGACCGCCAGCCACGCCTGCTTCGTGACTGAGTTTGCGCCCGGTGGTGACCTCATGATGCAGATCCATGAGGACGTTTTCCCGGAGCCCCAGGCCCG GTTCTACCTGGCCTGTGTGGTCCTGGGGCTGCAGTTCTTACATGAGAAGAAGATCATTTACAG GGACCTGAAGCTGGATAACCTTCTGCTAGATGCCCAGGGTTTCCTGAAGATCGCAGACTTTGGGCTGTGTAAGGAAG GGATTGGCTTTGGGGATCGGACCAGCACCTTCTGCGGAACCCCAGAGTTCCTGGCCCCTGAGGTGCTGACCCAGGAGGCCTATACACGGGCCGTGGactggtgggggctgggtgtgCTGCTGTATGAGATGCTGGTGGGCGAG TGCCCATTCCCGGGGGACACCGAGGAGGAGGTGTTTGACTGCATCGTCAATGCGGATGCACCATATCCCCGCTTCTTGTCAGTGCAAGGGCTCGAGCTCATTCAGAAG CTCCTCCAGAAGTGCCCGGAGAAGCGCCTGGGGTCAGGTGAGCAGGACGCCGAGGAGATCAAGACACAGCCTTTCTTCAGGGTGAGTGGCCACGGCCGCAGTGGTCCCAGTGGCCTGGCACGGTGGGAGGTGTTGAGAGACCGTTGGGCAGCCATTTTTGTGGTCTCAGGCGTCTCTGCCCTTGTCCCCAGACCACCGACTGGCAGGCTCTGCTCGCCCGTACTGTCCAGCCCCCCTTCGCACCCACTCTCTGCGGCCCCACAGACCTGCGCTACTTCGAGGGCGAGTTCACAGGGTTGCCGCCTGCCTTGA
- the PKN3 gene encoding serine/threonine-protein kinase N3 isoform X3: MTHTYASGTPKGRKLLAAAQQMLRDSQLKVALLRMKISSLEASGSPEPGPELLAEELRHRLRIEAAVAKGAKNVVKLLGSRRTQDRKALAEAQAQLQESSQKLDLLRLALEQLLEALPPAHPLRGRVARELRTAVSGNPPPSGALVKPTSMTGTLQVRLLGCEQLLTAVPGRSPGAALAGSPSPGWLRGRTRQQRGGGELASEVLAVLKVDNRVVGQTGWGPVARQSWDETFVIPLERARELEVGVRWRDWRQLCGVAFLRLEDFLDNACHQLTLSLVPQGLLFAQVTFCDPVIERRPRLQRQKRIFSKRRGQDFLRASQMNLSMAAWGRLVMNLLPPCSSPSTVSPPKGCPQTPATARGAATPASPSNIPPKKTPLGDEMRPPPKPPRLYLPRGPTLEETPRTKRPHMEPRTRLRPSPPASAARKPPRLQDFRCLAVLGRGHFGKVLLVQFKGTGKYYAIKALKKQEVLSRDEMESLYCEKRILEAVGRTGHPFLLSLLACFQTASHACFVTEFAPGGDLMMQIHEDVFPEPQARFYLACVVLGLQFLHEKKIIYRDLKLDNLLLDAQGFLKIADFGLCKEGIGFGDRTSTFCGTPEFLAPEVLTQEAYTRAVDWWGLGVLLYEMLVGECPFPGDTEEEVFDCIVNADAPYPRFLSVQGLELIQKLLQKCPEKRLGSGEQDAEEIKTQPFFRVSGHGRSGPSGLARWEVLRDRWAAIFVVSGVSALVPRPPTGRLCSPVLSSPPSHPLSAAPQTCATSRASSQGCRLP; encoded by the exons ATGACCCACACCTATGCCAGCGGCACGCCCAAG GGGAGGAAGCTCCTGGCAGCTGCCCAGCAGATGCTGCGGGACAGCCAGCTGAAGGTGGCCCTGCTGCGAATGAAGATTAGCAGCCTGGAGGCCAGTGGGTCCCCTGAGCCAG GTCCCGAGCTGCTGGCAGAGGAGCTGAGGCACCGACTGCGCATTGAGGCTGCCGTGGCCAAGGGTGCCAAGAATGTGGTGAAGCTGCTGGGTAGCCGGCGAACGCAGGACCGCAAGGCGCTGGCCGAG GCTCAGGCCCAGCTCCAGGAGTCCTCCCAGAAACTGGACCTCCTGCGGCTAGCCTTGGAGCAACTGCTGGAGGCgctgcctcctgcccaccccctgcgtGGCAGAGTGGCCCGGGAGCTGCGGACTGCTGTGTCTGGGAATCCCCCGCCTTCAGGGGCGCTTGTAAAGCCCACCTCCATGACAG GGACGCTGCAGGTCCGCCTCCTGGGCTGTGAGCAGCTGCTGACAGCTGTGCCCGGCCGATCCCCCGGGGCCGCACTGGCCGGGAGCCCCTCGCCAGGCTGGCTTCGGGGCAGGACCAGGCAGCAGCGTGGCGGAGGCGAGCTGGCCA GTGAGGTGCTGGCCGTGCTGAAGGTGGACAATCGTGTTGTGGGCCAGACGGGTTGGGGGCCTGTGGCCAGGCAGTCCTGGGACGAGACCTTTGTCATCCCCCTGGAGCGG GCCCGAGAGCTGGAGGTTGGGGTGCGCTGGCGGGACTGGCGACAGCTGTGTGGTGTGGCCTTCCTGCGGCTGGAGGACTTCCTGGACAATGCCTGTCACCAGCTGACCCTCAGCCTGGTGCCACAGGGACTGCTCTTTGCCCAG gTAACCTTCTGTGACCCTGTCATTGAGAGGAGGCCCCGGCTGCAGAGGCAGAAACGCATTTTCTCTAAACGCAGGG GTCAGGACTTCCTGAGGGCTTCCCAGATGAACCTCAGCATGGCAGCCTGGGGGCGCTTGGTCATGAACCTGCTGCCCCCCTGCAGCTCCCCAAGCACGGTCAGCCCTCCCAAAGGGTGCCCCCAGACCCCGGCCACAGCTCGGGGGGCCGCCACCCCTGCCTCGCCCAG TAATATCCCACCCAAGAAGACCCCCTTGGGAGACGAGATGAGGCCCCCACCCAAGCCCCCACGCCTCTACCTGCCCCGGGGGCCAACACTCGAGGAGACGCCG CGCACCAAACGCCCCCACATGGAGCCCAGGACTCGACTCAGGCCGTCTCCACCAGCCTCAGCCGCCAG GAAACCGCCCCGGCTTCAGGACTTCCGCTGCTTGGCCGTGCTGGGTCGGGGACACTTCGGGAAG gtcctcctggTGCAGTTCAAGGGGACGGGGAAATACTACGCCATCAAAGCGCTGAAGAAGCAGGAGGTGCTGAGCCGGGACGAGATGGAGAG CCTGTACTGTGAGAAGCGGATCCTGGAGGCTGTGGGCCGCACGGGGCACCCCTTCCTGCTGTCGCTCCTTGCCTGCTTCCAGACCGCCAGCCACGCCTGCTTCGTGACTGAGTTTGCGCCCGGTGGTGACCTCATGATGCAGATCCATGAGGACGTTTTCCCGGAGCCCCAGGCCCG GTTCTACCTGGCCTGTGTGGTCCTGGGGCTGCAGTTCTTACATGAGAAGAAGATCATTTACAG GGACCTGAAGCTGGATAACCTTCTGCTAGATGCCCAGGGTTTCCTGAAGATCGCAGACTTTGGGCTGTGTAAGGAAG GGATTGGCTTTGGGGATCGGACCAGCACCTTCTGCGGAACCCCAGAGTTCCTGGCCCCTGAGGTGCTGACCCAGGAGGCCTATACACGGGCCGTGGactggtgggggctgggtgtgCTGCTGTATGAGATGCTGGTGGGCGAG TGCCCATTCCCGGGGGACACCGAGGAGGAGGTGTTTGACTGCATCGTCAATGCGGATGCACCATATCCCCGCTTCTTGTCAGTGCAAGGGCTCGAGCTCATTCAGAAG CTCCTCCAGAAGTGCCCGGAGAAGCGCCTGGGGTCAGGTGAGCAGGACGCCGAGGAGATCAAGACACAGCCTTTCTTCAGGGTGAGTGGCCACGGCCGCAGTGGTCCCAGTGGCCTGGCACGGTGGGAGGTGTTGAGAGACCGTTGGGCAGCCATTTTTGTGGTCTCAGGCGTCTCTGCCCTTGTCCCCAGACCACCGACTGGCAGGCTCTGCTCGCCCGTACTGTCCAGCCCCCCTTCGCACCCACTCTCTGCGGCCCCACAGACCTGCGCTACTTCGAGGGCGAGTTCACAGGGTTGCCGCCTGCCTTGA